In Burkholderiales bacterium, the sequence CTACGAGGCGGGCAGCCGTGGCGCGGGCTGGCTCAAGATCAAGCGCGTGCATACCCTCGATCTGGTGGTGCTCGCCGCAGAGTGGGGCAGCGGCCGGCGGCGCGGCTGGTTATCGAATCTGCATCTTGGCGCGCGCGATCCCTCCGGGGGGTTCGTCATGCTCGGCAAGACCTTCAAGGGCATGACCGACGATCTGCTGGAATGGCAGACGCGCGAGCTGCTCGCGCGCGAGATCGGTCGCGATGCGTACACCGTGCACGTGCGCCCGGAACTGGTCGTGGAGATCGCGTTCAACGATCTGCAGGCAAGCCCGCATTATCCGGGCGGACTCGCGCTGCGCTTCGCGCGGGTCAAGAAGTATCGTCCGGACAAGAGACCCGGGGACGCGGACACCATCGATACGGTCCGCGCCATCTACCAAGCCCAGCTCCGGCATGGGCAGGTCGGCTGACCGCGAAATGAGAGCCGGCGCCTTTCTCCGGGGTGCGTCCGCAGCGGGGCTTGACCGGTGAATCGGGGCGAGGCAACTTACGGCGCCCATCAGGGAGGAGAGCGCGCGTGTCCATCGTCGACAAACTCAGGAATTGCATGCGGTTGCCGGTGATCGGGGCACCGATGTTCATCGTCAGCAATCCCGAGCTGGTCGTGGCGCAGTGCACGAACGGGATCATCGGTTCCTTTCCCGCGCTCAATGCCCGGCCGCCCGAGCTTCTCGAAGAGTGGATCGCGCAGATCGAGCACGCGTTGGAGCGGGCGCGCCACGCCGATCCGCAAGCTGCGGTTGCGCCCTTCGCGGTCAACCAGATCATCCACCAGTCCAACGATCGCCTCGAGCGCGACCTCGAGGTGTGCGTCCGGCGCAAGGTGCCGATTGTCATTACCAGCCTGCGCGCCCCGCACGACGTGGTGAAGAAAGTGCACGAGTACGGAGGCGCGGTGTTCCACGACGTCATCAGCCTCCGCCACGCGGAAAAGGCGCTGGAGGCGGGCGTGGACGGGCTGGTGCTGGTATGTGCCGGTGCAGGGGGACACGCGGGCACCCTCAGCCCGTTCGCGCTGGTGCGCGAAGTGCGGCGGTTCTTCGACGGTCCGATCGCGCTCTCCGGGGCGATCACCGATGGCGCGGGCGTGCTTGCGGCCGAAGCGATCGGCGCTGATTTCGCCTACATCGGTACCCGCTTCATCGCCACTCGCGAAGCGCGTGCCAGCGAAGCCTACAAGCAGATGATCGTCGACAGCGGCGCCGCAGACATCGTCTACACGCCTTACTTCAGCGGCGTGCACGGCAACTACCTCAGGAAAAGCATCGCCGCAGCCGGGCTGGATCCCGACAACCTGCCGGCCGCCGACAAGTCGAAGATGAATTTCGGCGCCAACCGCGAGCGCCCGAAAGCCTGGAAGGATATCTGGGGTGCGGGACAGGGCGTGGGCAACATCGACGATGTTCCGTCCGCCGCGAAACTCATCGAACGGCTGCAGCGCGAGTACCTCGCCGCCCGTGCCCGCCTCGGGCTGGGCGCCGCTCCGGGACCTGTCGCGCCTCTCGCCTAGCGCATCTCGGGAAGAGAAACGCAGAAGGTCGTTCCGGTTCGCGCAGCGATCTTTCGTTTCTCCGGTCCGCTTCGCGGCATGTCTTTCCCGCCTCCGGTTCAGATCAGGCGTTGCTTGTTGAAGAATGCCTTGCGCCAGCGCGTGATCGTGACCTTTTCGAACAGCCCGGCCTTGGTGAACGGGTCCTCGGCCACGAAGCGCTCGGCCTCCTGGCGATCATCGGTGTCGATGATCAGGATGCCGCCGTGGCCGCCGCTACCGTCGTCGTTGATCAATGCCCCCGCAGCGAGCAGCTTGTCCTTGTTCCGGGTGAGATATTCCAGGTGCGCCGCGCGGTTCGCGGCGCGGATTTCGGCCGAATCCGGTTTGTCCTGAGTCTGGATCGCGTACGGCATCGAGGTCTCCTCCGGTTCGAGTGGAAGGCGTGATGATAAGTGCTGCGCGCCGGGCGTGCATCCCGACGCCGGTTCCCGGATAATTGCGCGCTCTGCGAATCCCGTAGCGAACCCGATGGCTCAGTACGTCTACACCATGATGCGGGTGGGGAAGGTCGTTCCCCCGAAGCGCGTCATTCTCAAGGACATCTCCCTCTCGTTCTTCCCGGGCGCCAAGATCGGCGTGCTCGGGCTGAACGGCGCCGGCAAATCCACCCTGCTCAGGATCATGGCCGGCGTGGACAAGGACTTCGAAGGCGAAGCGATACCGATGCCCAATATCCGCATCGGGTTTCTGCCGCAGGAGCCGCAGCTCGACCCGGAACAGACAGTGCGCGCGGCGGTCGAGGAGGGGCTCGGCGAGCTTATGGAGGCGAAGAAGACGCTCGAGGCGATCTACGCCGCGTATGCCGAACCGGACGCCGACTTCGAAAAGCTCGCCGAGGAACAGGCCAGATACGAAGCGATCATCGCGGCCGCCGGGGCCGATATCGAGCATCAGCTCGAGATCGCCGCAGATGCGCTGCGTCTGCCGCCCTGGGATGCAAGGGTCGCAACCCTGTCCGGGGGGGAGAGGCGGCGCGTGGCGCTGTGTCGCCTGCTGCTCTCCAAACCGGACATGCTGTTACTTGACGAGCCGACCAACCATCTCGACGCCGAGAGCGTCGAGTGGCTCGAGCAGTTCCTGCAACGCTTCCCGGGCACGGTGGTCGCCGTCACGCACGACCGCTATTTTCTCGACAACGCCGCGCAGTGGATCCTCGAACTCGATCGTGGCCACGGCATCCCGTGGAGGGGCAACTACTCATCCTGGCTGGAACA encodes:
- a CDS encoding nitronate monooxygenase family protein, encoding MRLPVIGAPMFIVSNPELVVAQCTNGIIGSFPALNARPPELLEEWIAQIEHALERARHADPQAAVAPFAVNQIIHQSNDRLERDLEVCVRRKVPIVITSLRAPHDVVKKVHEYGGAVFHDVISLRHAEKALEAGVDGLVLVCAGAGGHAGTLSPFALVREVRRFFDGPIALSGAITDGAGVLAAEAIGADFAYIGTRFIATREARASEAYKQMIVDSGAADIVYTPYFSGVHGNYLRKSIAAAGLDPDNLPAADKSKMNFGANRERPKAWKDIWGAGQGVGNIDDVPSAAKLIERLQREYLAARARLGLGAAPGPVAPLA
- a CDS encoding YciI family protein; protein product: MPYAIQTQDKPDSAEIRAANRAAHLEYLTRNKDKLLAAGALINDDGSGGHGGILIIDTDDRQEAERFVAEDPFTKAGLFEKVTITRWRKAFFNKQRLI